The uncultured Roseibium sp. genome contains a region encoding:
- a CDS encoding TRAP transporter substrate-binding protein, translated as MRKLAAAAAALIMSTSLATAENYTLQSTFGLNVPSIGPSPQNFAKLVSAMTDGEVNIEVHGAGDFVPPFEVFGAVSSGALDMGFDWSGYWSKQIPVANIVGSMPFGPSPDIALAWMFHGGGMEIIQKAYDPFNVHFIPCHLVISEAGGWFNKEINTIEDFKGLRMRIAGLGGLTLAKLGASTQTVPVGEIYISLETGRLDATEFSAPSLDVGLGFQRVAKNYYFPGWHQPSSWDSIIVNGDVWKKMGEEKQNILIQACKANITYNLADQVNSQAAALAEIRKAGTQVRRFPDEVLAKLKVTADEVMDEQAENDPLFAEALKSLRDYMGTVGEWTKLQNIPAQD; from the coding sequence ATGAGAAAACTAGCTGCGGCTGCGGCTGCCTTGATAATGTCAACGAGTTTGGCGACGGCGGAAAACTATACTTTGCAGAGCACGTTCGGTCTGAACGTCCCTTCGATCGGCCCCAGCCCTCAGAATTTCGCGAAGCTCGTATCCGCGATGACCGATGGCGAAGTGAACATTGAAGTTCACGGTGCCGGCGATTTCGTTCCTCCGTTTGAAGTTTTCGGAGCGGTAAGTTCGGGCGCCCTTGATATGGGATTCGACTGGAGCGGTTATTGGAGCAAGCAAATTCCGGTGGCCAATATCGTTGGTTCGATGCCTTTTGGTCCTTCTCCGGATATCGCGCTTGCATGGATGTTCCACGGTGGCGGGATGGAAATCATCCAGAAGGCCTATGATCCGTTCAACGTGCATTTTATCCCCTGTCACCTCGTGATTTCTGAAGCCGGTGGCTGGTTCAACAAGGAAATCAATACGATTGAAGACTTCAAGGGCTTGAGAATGCGGATCGCAGGTCTCGGCGGTCTCACCTTGGCCAAACTGGGGGCAAGTACGCAGACCGTTCCGGTCGGCGAGATCTACATAAGCCTTGAAACCGGCCGACTGGACGCGACCGAGTTCTCCGCACCTTCCCTCGATGTAGGGCTCGGGTTTCAGCGCGTCGCAAAGAACTACTACTTTCCGGGCTGGCATCAGCCGTCCTCGTGGGACTCAATCATCGTGAATGGCGATGTCTGGAAAAAGATGGGCGAAGAAAAGCAGAACATCCTCATTCAGGCGTGCAAGGCGAACATCACGTATAACCTGGCCGATCAGGTAAATTCCCAAGCCGCCGCATTGGCCGAGATTCGTAAAGCAGGCACGCAAGTCCGCCGATTCCCCGATGAGGTGCTTGCCAAGCTGAAGGTGACGGCGGATGAGGTCATGGACGAGCAGGCGGAAAACGATCCGCTTTTCGCAGAAGCCTTGAAGTCGTTACGCGACTACATGGGCACTGTTGGGGAATGGACCAAACTGCAAAATATTCCGGCGCAGGATTAA